The Candidatus Desulfofervidus auxilii DNA segment CCAAAAATCGCTTGGGACGCAAAATGTTTAAGAAAATGAAGGTTTATGTTGGTTCTAACCATCCTCATCAGGCGCAGAAACCCATACCCTTAGAAATTAAATAAAGGTGGAATGTAATGACAGAAAGGTTTTATGCCACAGGTAAAAGGAAAACAGCTATTGCCAAGGTCTGGTTATCTCCAGGGTCAGGGAAAATCTTTGTAAACAAAAAACCCTATGAAGAATATTTTGAAAGAGAAACGGCTTTAATGATTGTTCGACAACCCCTAGAATTAACTCAAATGTTAACCAAACTAGATGCCATCGCTAGTGTAAAAGGGGGTGGCAAAACGGGCCAAGCCGAGGCTATTCGCCATGGTATTGCCAAAGCCTTAGTATCTTTTAACCCAGAACTAAGACTTATTTTAAAAAAAGCAGGCCTTTTGACCCGTGATGCTCGTATTAAAGAAAGAAAAAAATATGGCTTGGCAGGGGCCAGAAGAAGCTTCCAATTCTCTAAACGTTAATTTTTGGGTATACTCTTGACCAAAGTTGGCATTATCGGGGCAACTGGTTATACGGGCCTAGAATTATTGAGATGCCTTTTATATCACCCTAAAGCAGAAGTTACAATCGCTACCTCGAGACAATTTGCCGGACAAAAAGTAGCAGTATTATTTCCTTTT contains these protein-coding regions:
- the rpsI gene encoding 30S ribosomal protein S9; this encodes MTERFYATGKRKTAIAKVWLSPGSGKIFVNKKPYEEYFERETALMIVRQPLELTQMLTKLDAIASVKGGGKTGQAEAIRHGIAKALVSFNPELRLILKKAGLLTRDARIKERKKYGLAGARRSFQFSKR